The sequence below is a genomic window from Acanthochromis polyacanthus isolate Apoly-LR-REF ecotype Palm Island chromosome 14, KAUST_Apoly_ChrSc, whole genome shotgun sequence.
GGCGACAGACAAAAGAGCGCGTTTGAACACAGAAGGTCTGAAAGGGACATGAAGAGAAGAATAAGCTGTGCAGAGAGCAGTATCACAAAGGTATCAGATTAAGGCTGTGAAACCCAGGAGGTGATCCAACAGAATTGGGCTGAGGTTCTACACGGCAATAGACGCTGGATAGATAGGAACCCCAAGAGGCTGTCTGAGCGAGTAGACACTCACAGTTCAGCTCAGTACAGCAAGCCGGCAACAGGGCTAGGAGCTCAAGTGCAGTTGAAAATGAACAGAACATACACGATTaattgtctttttgtcattacaGGTGACACTATTAAAGATTCTGTCCATTAAGACAATGCTGGAAACAGATGTAGTGATGGGAATTGTGTGTTCTATGTCCTCTGAGTGTTTAAGAGAGCTGCAAAATCCCCTTCGAGTTGGACTTCAGACACACTTTGGATCAGCTTACGATACCTCCCCACATCCACCAGAGGGCTCAACCTCATCCTCGTCCTCTCTACATCCTGCTGCCACACCTCCCTACACTTCTGAAGACCCTCTACAGAACTTAGCTCATGGGTTCCCTCATGTCCAGTGCTCTTCTTCTTTgattcttcttcgtcttcttcacAGAGTAGCAGCGACACATGATCTCTGAGTGACACCACCTCTTTTTCCAGTGCTAAAGCAAGCATTTGTGCTGTACCCTCACCTCTTATACCTTTGACCAGCTGGACGGAGCAAGAAGCAGGGAGGTACGCCAACAGGGAGTCCAAGAACTGGAGCATCTGTAATTGgctgcaaagaaaacagagttgGATTTTGCTTGCTATTCCATAATACATGCtgcaattaattttaaaaagactgAGGTTTCTTGAAGTCTTTTTGTCATATCTTGTCACTTGTCAGCCAATTCCCAACCAGCTACCTGTTCAGGGTTCATTTGCAGGATTTGTAATTTTAAGCGCTCTGCTTGCCAGAGAATCTTAATCTATTTGATACGGTGAAATATCATGCAGACACACGCCTTCGTCAACTTCAAAGCCTTGTCTACTTTGAATCTGTTAATATAAATTGAGCAGTGGCCACCTCTACTTGCAGAACTAcctttcctctttcttttaCATAAAACTGAATAATGCAAGAGATTTCCAGATGTGGTGTTTCAACCAGTACACAAGCAGTAAGACTACATTTGATATTCGACTGAATATCTCAGATTTTTCTGGCTTTGCACAATAATCAAATTAGGAGCAAGTCGCGTTTCAGATCATGCAAACTTTTTAGGAAGTTCTTCATAAGAAAAGCTATAACCTACAGAAATGGCAACCAGACAGCAGAAAGTAAAGGCAAAATGTAAGAACTTCTTAAAGGTACACTGTGCAATTAATGTTAATACTGCTATGGAGCAATGTTGTTCTGTGTGGACCCTATTTTTACTtcttgttactctgccaaggaatgcagtggagttatgtgatgataggcattggtttgtttgtctgttcgcaacagtactcaaaacagacaaacagatttcgatgacattttcagggaaggtcagaaatgacacaagcaacaagtgattagattttgggagtggatccacggatttgttaaagacttctgtatcgttacgagatagcagcacggcgtcactgtaactatgacaacaagtgagcactatgtcagctgcctgctgatgatcatgattgtgatcctattaCAAACtgactgctgcggacttatctgtcagaaataatagaaggaacaattgattaaattgtggaatGTTTCCGTGTCACATCAATTCCCACctccagctacatatttaggtcacgcgattcagcatccgtacataacatacacatatataatacacacctgtgctcacagcaagtgtttgtgggtacatctatattaaatggccacattctatgttgccgagatttctgatcatcaataactaataaaggAAGGCTGCATtgctgacaatgccatatgggggaatgaacggCCTTGGAGGAgatactgcgctctctgaatgcttttcttgtacAGATATTTTATGCAGAGGGATATTTAATTTCAAGATAAAAATCTGCATTCTTTCACTCTGTGAATTGATAATTAAACTACATTAACTAAAAGTAAGAACAATATAAACCAAAAACTCTGAGGTCAGTAATATTTATTGGtgtcattcaaaaaaaaaaagatttactgGAATGGACAGACAGTTCCCCTTGGAAAGGGGTAATCTGATGCCAGCGCAGCAGCATGAGAGCAGATGGTCCTGAAGAATTTAATAGTAGATACTCAGGGCTCACTTCTATCTTCTTACAGCCCACTCTTTTCTGAATCCAGCCATCTATATCACCTAAACTGTAATCAGGTGAGTCTATGTGGAAGACCCAGCGATCCAGCACTGCCAACAGACTCAGCAAGTCCTCTCTCGCCTCAtctgggcaaaaaaaaaacaccaagacaaaataataaacatcCATGTGTGCATTAAAATGTCAAGTTGCATGCTTTTGTGAGTTTACCTGTTTTGAGTTGAGGGCTTTTCAGCAGCTGCGATTGGAGATCATCATTAATGTCTAATACAACTTGGCCACAATGAGAACAGCCGGCGTTGGATTGCTCAGGAGGGCAAAAGCATCTTGTCTTTGGATGTAATGGAGCATGACACTGCACTTGACACAGCCGGAGTTCAAAAGAGGTGTCAGCTTGGTCACCGCAGTCACAGCCAGTCTGCATGTGTTGAGATCATTGGGTCTGCTGGCGTTATGCTGCTTGCTTCTTTTGGCTGCGGGCTCCGAGAAcgtggaggcagaggaggatgATGAGGGGCAGGGCGCGGGGAGCCGGAACACTTGGCTCCGGGTCTGGATGACTGCGGGCGTTGAGCTTTGGCTCGCCTCTGTCAGGATGGATAAGCTCAAAGTGCTCACTGGTCTggaacaaaaataacacatcaCTAACAATCAGATATCACATGGACAGCGGATAATCGCGCTGGACATCAGATGCAAAACTACAGAGTGGGTGTGTGAGTGAAGGTGTGATTGCTTGTGGATTGATTATCACCAGTATTTCCAGGTGGTGAAACTATATCAAGCGGACCAGTCAAAACAGCAACATGTGGGCTCTTGAGGCTGTCGTGCCAGAAGTAGTTTTCCTCTGCGTGTTCCcaaatgagaaaacaagaaCAGGTGGATGGAGGAATCCGAtagctttttgttttcacaaaaGGATCTTGGAGAGTTATTAAAaacttgttgccatggtgaccaCCTCATCACCTTGCATCTGTCTTGCAGTTTGGGGCAATCAAAGAGGCAAATAAACATCTTTACTAAATTAGTGTTGGGTTTCTTTACAAGAATGCCTCATTAATTTAGTCACatgacagcttttttttttttttttttaatttacccaCAGAAGTTGAGATAAATCTAATCGAGCAGCAATGACATGGTCTGACAGATGGACAGTCGTACTTCTCACTGGATTAAAACACGGAGTGCCATATCAATATTGCCCGTGTCTTTGCATTGCATGGATCCACTCAACTAGATCGACTCATCATGCCTGACAGGACATCAAG
It includes:
- the LOC110957640 gene encoding LOW QUALITY PROTEIN: Fanconi anemia group B protein-like (The sequence of the model RefSeq protein was modified relative to this genomic sequence to represent the inferred CDS: inserted 1 base in 1 codon); this encodes MCYFCSRPVSTLSLSILTEASQSSTPAVIQTRSQVFRLPAPCPSSSSSASTFSEPAAKRSKQHNASRPNDLNTCRLAVTAVTKLTPLLNSGCVKCSVMLHYIQRQDAFALLSNPTPAVLXCGQVVLDINDDLQSQLLKSPQLKTDEAREDLLSLLAVLDRWVFHIDSPDYSLGDIDGWIQKRVGCKKIEVSPEYLLLNSSGPSALMLLRWHQITPFQGELSVHSSKSFFF